From Zymoseptoria tritici IPO323 chromosome 6, whole genome shotgun sequence, one genomic window encodes:
- a CDS encoding MEP-1 like protein (zinc-dependent peptidase and protease precursor, secreted, metallopeptidase, zinc-binding site), which produces MNVAIEAAADSFSAQAANVDVFVHVVTTSAKSSRYTQSQVNRQIQAMNSAYSSMAISFNLIDTDFTVNNAWAAAGQGSSAELAMKQALKKGSYGDLDLYFLSDLGGGLLGFCYFPVASPTTRDRQLDGCINLADSLPGGSATNYNMGYTAVHEVGHWFGLFHVFQGQSCSGAGDSVSDTPIQSTATSGCPVNKDSCPNAAGLDSIRNFMDYSYDSCMTGFSAGQSTRANSLYSQYRAGK; this is translated from the exons ATGAACGTTGCCATCGAGGCTGCTGCGGACAGCTTCTCCGCCCAGGCTGCCAATGTCGACGTTTTCGTGCACGTCGTGACTACTTCCGCCAAGTCGAGCCGCTACACGCAGTCTCAGGTCAACAGACAGATCCAGGCCATG AACTCCGCATACAGCTCCATGGCCATCTCTTTCAACCTCATCGACACCGACTTCACCGTCAACAACGCTTGGGCCGCCGCAGGCCAGGGTTCCTCCGCTGAACTCGCCATGAAGCAAGCGCTCAAGAAGGGCTCATACGGCGACCTCGACCTCTACTTCCTCTCCGACCTCGGCGGCGGCCTCCTCGGATTCTGCTACTTCCCCGTCGCCAGCCCCACCACCCGCGACCGCCAGCTCGACGGCTGCATCAACTTGGCCGACTCTCTCCCCGGCGGCTCCGCTACCAACTACAACATGGGCTACACCGCCGTGCACGAGGTCGGTCACTGGTTCGGTCTCTTCCACGTCTTCCAGGGCCAGTCTTGCTCCGGTGCTGGTGACTCTGTGTCCGACACCCCGATTCAGTCGACTGCTACCAGCGGCTGCCCGGTCAACAAGGATTCTTGCCCGAATGCTGCGGGTCTGGACTCGATCAGGAACTTCATGGACTACTCGTACGATTCTTGCATGACTGGCTTCTCTGCTGGTCAGAGTACTCGTGCCAACTCGCTTTACAGCCAGTACCGCGCTGGCAAATAA
- a CDS encoding U3 small nucleolar ribonucleoprotein protein imp3, translating to MVRKLKHHEQKLLRKVDFINYPGDDQHRSAAVIRRYSVSNPADYTSYNRLAGKLRHLAHRIALLPPESAFRRKQEDVLLEKLHDMGLLGIGGGGKGKLSDVEKKITVSAFCRRRLGVVMTRLRMSETVSSANKFIEQGHVRVGTEVVTDPAFLVTRNMEDFVTWVDSSKIKRNIMKYRDKLDDFDLL from the exons ATGGTGCGCAAATTGAAGCATCATGAGCAGAAGCTCCTGCGGAAAGTCGACTTCATCAACTACCCTGGCGACGACCAGCATCGCTCCGCAGCGGTCATCCGACGATACTCAGTCTCGAACCCAGCCGATTACACCTCATACAATCGTCTCGCCGGCAAATTGCGACACCTGGCGCACCGCATCGCACTTTTGCCACCGGAATCAGCGTTTCGGAGAAAACAAGAGGATGTTCTGTTGGAGAAGCTACACGATATGGGCTTGCTAGGCATCGGGGGAGGCGGAAAGGGAAAATTGAGCgatgtggagaagaagatcacAGTGTCTGCCTTCTGCCGAAGGAGACTGGGTGTTGTCATGACCAGATTGAGGATGTCGGAGACTGTTTCATCAGCGAACAAGTTCATCGAGCAAGGTCATGTTCGTGTGGGAACTGAGGTGGTCACCGATCCCGCCTTTCTCGTTACCAG GAACATGGAAGACTTCGTGACATGGGTCGACTCATCGAAGATCAAGAGGAACATCATGAAGTACCGTGACAAGCTGGACGACTTTGACCTGCTATAA